From a single Collimonas pratensis genomic region:
- a CDS encoding methylenetetrahydrofolate reductase C-terminal domain-containing protein, whose amino-acid sequence MSKLKQALNERRFVCVLEVVPQQSPVRLIALEQIVQRGHLAGWPLLPAFADRVGLHSDLSPLEGAGALGDPASSLLHFSGKDRGRADLLLQMESMKARGLEQLLLLSGDRLPGHHPDQAPVRYLESVPALQIAREHCPDWLLGAALNPFKYREEEGGAQYLKGQKKLLAGADFFTLQLGFDTAKHIEAQTWMRAQVRMKPMLACVMRLSDKRAAVLQTVPGIVITESTRELLGREQQVSQAYASARSLERLALQIVGLQLMGYAGVHVCGVHTLDELLSLEQAIAEQRESMSSLTDWIERWHASWQMLGAPEVCFVPAIGAWEMGQSNVAATPRERLRYALLSTVHGQFFSRTGWLSRTLGWSMRRPFWKVGVAADALHAVERTVKRPLVGCDTCGSCRLQETLYVCPETCPKGLANGPCGGTQLNRCEFADRECVHSVKYRIAKSANQLPVLAQTLIPCIEAGNRHRSSWPEWFEPKDSTPGR is encoded by the coding sequence TTGAGTAAATTAAAACAGGCGCTGAACGAAAGACGCTTCGTCTGCGTGCTAGAGGTCGTCCCTCAACAGTCCCCTGTGCGCTTGATCGCGCTTGAACAAATCGTGCAACGCGGGCACCTGGCAGGCTGGCCGTTACTGCCAGCCTTCGCCGATCGTGTCGGCCTGCATTCGGACTTGAGCCCCTTGGAAGGCGCTGGGGCATTGGGGGATCCGGCCTCATCCTTGCTGCACTTTTCAGGCAAGGATCGCGGGCGTGCAGACTTGCTGCTCCAGATGGAGTCGATGAAGGCTCGTGGCTTGGAGCAATTGTTGCTGCTCAGTGGCGATCGCTTGCCAGGCCATCATCCTGATCAGGCGCCAGTGCGCTATCTGGAGTCAGTACCCGCGCTGCAGATCGCCCGCGAGCACTGCCCGGACTGGCTGTTGGGCGCTGCATTGAACCCGTTCAAATACCGCGAAGAAGAAGGCGGCGCACAATATCTGAAGGGGCAGAAAAAACTTCTGGCTGGCGCTGATTTCTTTACCCTGCAACTGGGTTTCGACACCGCCAAGCATATTGAAGCCCAGACCTGGATGCGCGCTCAGGTACGTATGAAACCCATGCTGGCCTGCGTGATGCGCCTGAGCGACAAGCGCGCGGCCGTTCTGCAGACTGTGCCCGGCATCGTCATCACCGAATCCACGCGCGAGCTGCTGGGCAGGGAGCAGCAAGTATCCCAGGCCTATGCCAGCGCACGAAGCCTCGAGCGCCTGGCTCTGCAGATAGTGGGCCTGCAATTGATGGGCTATGCCGGTGTTCATGTGTGCGGTGTGCATACGCTGGACGAACTGCTGTCGTTGGAGCAGGCGATCGCCGAGCAGCGGGAGAGCATGAGCTCACTGACCGATTGGATCGAACGATGGCATGCAAGTTGGCAGATGCTTGGGGCGCCCGAGGTATGCTTCGTCCCCGCAATCGGCGCCTGGGAAATGGGGCAATCCAATGTCGCCGCCACGCCCCGGGAGCGCCTGCGATACGCGCTACTCTCCACGGTACATGGCCAGTTCTTCAGCCGCACGGGATGGCTCAGCAGAACTTTGGGCTGGAGCATGAGGCGACCATTCTGGAAGGTCGGCGTGGCTGCGGATGCGCTACATGCTGTCGAACGGACGGTCAAACGGCCGCTGGTCGGCTGTGATACCTGCGGCAGCTGCCGCTTGCAGGAGACCCTCTACGTGTGCCCCGAGACATGCCCTAAAGGCCTGGCGAACGGCCCCTGTGGCGGTACCCAGCTCAACCGTTGCGAATTTGCCGACCGCGAGTGCGTGCACAGTGTCAAATACCGGATTGCCAAATCTGCCAATCAGTTACCTGTGCTGGCGCAGACCTTGATTCCTTGCATCGAAGCGGGCAACAGGCACCGCAGTTCCTGGCCTGAATGGTTCGAGCCGAAAGATTCGACGCCAGGGCGCTGA
- a CDS encoding epoxyqueuosine reductase QueH gives MASTTERKSLALPDGHNKVLLHSCCAPCSGEVMEAIQASGIDFAIFFYNPNIHPLKEYELRKQENIRFAEEFGVPFIDADYDRDNWFERAKGMENEPERGIRCTMCFDMRFERTALYAHEHGFRVITSSLGISRWKDMQQINDCGVRAASHYPDMLYWEYNWRKGGGSARMIEISKRENFYQQEYCGCVYSLRDTNRHRQESGRERIQLGVKFYGDEDAAAED, from the coding sequence ATGGCATCCACAACCGAACGCAAGTCGCTGGCCTTGCCCGACGGACACAACAAGGTGCTGCTGCATTCCTGCTGCGCCCCCTGTTCGGGCGAAGTGATGGAAGCCATTCAGGCGTCCGGCATCGACTTCGCGATCTTCTTTTACAATCCCAATATTCATCCGCTGAAGGAATACGAACTGCGCAAGCAGGAAAACATCCGCTTTGCTGAAGAATTTGGCGTTCCCTTCATCGACGCCGATTATGATCGCGACAATTGGTTTGAACGCGCCAAAGGCATGGAAAATGAACCGGAGCGCGGTATACGCTGCACCATGTGCTTCGACATGCGTTTCGAGCGCACGGCGCTGTATGCTCATGAACATGGTTTCCGGGTCATCACCAGCTCGCTGGGTATCTCGCGCTGGAAGGACATGCAGCAGATCAATGATTGCGGCGTGCGTGCTGCTTCGCACTATCCGGACATGCTTTATTGGGAATACAACTGGCGCAAAGGCGGCGGGTCGGCGCGCATGATCGAAATCAGCAAGCGCGAGAACTTCTATCAACAGGAGTATTGCGGTTGCGTCTACTCTTTGCGCGACACAAATCGGCACCGTCAGGAAAGCGGCCGCGAACGCATCCAGCTGGGCGTCAAGTTTTACGGCGATGAAGATGCTGCGGCCGAGGACTGA
- a CDS encoding LysR family transcriptional regulator, with protein MIDRIHLSIVQEVEKQGSLTAAAGVLHVTQSALSHSMKKLEQQLGTDIWLREGRNLRLTQAGQYLLAVANRVLPQLALAEERLRQFAQGERGALRIGMECHPCYQWLLKVVSPYLAAWPDVDVDVKQKFQFGGIGALFGYEIDLLVTPDPLDKPGLVFEPVFDYEQVLVVAGSHKLAKEEYVKPKQLTNEVLVTYPVPVDRLDIYSMFLTPACITPKRHKAIETTDIMLQMVASGRGVAALPRWLVQEYADTMDVVPVRLGKNGIAKNIYLGAREADVSIDYLRAFIEQAKRPVVA; from the coding sequence ATGATTGATCGTATTCATTTATCCATCGTACAAGAGGTGGAAAAACAAGGTTCGCTGACCGCGGCTGCAGGCGTCCTGCACGTGACCCAGTCGGCTTTAAGCCACAGCATGAAGAAGCTGGAACAGCAATTGGGCACCGACATCTGGCTGCGCGAAGGCCGCAACCTGCGCTTGACCCAGGCCGGGCAATACCTGCTGGCCGTGGCCAACCGGGTGCTGCCGCAGTTGGCATTGGCGGAAGAACGTCTACGCCAGTTCGCTCAGGGCGAGCGTGGCGCGCTGCGCATTGGCATGGAGTGCCACCCTTGTTATCAGTGGTTGCTGAAGGTGGTGTCGCCTTACCTGGCGGCGTGGCCGGATGTGGACGTGGACGTGAAACAGAAATTTCAGTTTGGCGGCATCGGCGCCTTGTTCGGGTATGAAATCGACTTGCTGGTCACGCCCGATCCGCTAGACAAGCCCGGCCTGGTGTTCGAGCCGGTGTTCGACTACGAGCAAGTGTTGGTCGTGGCTGGCAGCCACAAGCTCGCCAAGGAAGAGTACGTCAAGCCCAAACAGTTAACCAACGAGGTACTCGTGACTTACCCAGTGCCGGTGGATCGTCTTGACATCTACAGCATGTTCCTCACGCCGGCCTGTATCACGCCCAAGCGCCATAAAGCCATCGAGACCACCGACATCATGTTGCAGATGGTGGCCAGCGGACGCGGCGTGGCAGCGCTGCCACGCTGGCTGGTGCAGGAATACGCGGACACGATGGATGTGGTTCCGGTTCGGCTCGGCAAGAACGGCATTGCCAAGAACATCTACCTGGGCGCACGCGAGGCTGATGTGAGCATCGATTATCTGCGGGCTTTCATCGAGCAGGCGAAGAGGCCCGTCGTTGCTTGA
- a CDS encoding LacI family DNA-binding transcriptional regulator produces MPTLSEVASLAGVTSATVSNVLRKRGKVGEQTRLRVLAAVEQLGYRPHLTARALAEGCAPTLALMVSSIANPFYPEFALAAERAARASGRFLIVCNTNDDPETGRAYLDQIAGTLSEGVLVMNANLSIDDLKKTEQRGAPVVLCMWEKPDAPPELPCIAVDFFEAGAIAGRHLIGLGHQHIGALVGSKINGIHAERYKGYLSACGAVGQKHPQNRTRYIEDSVEAGYESAKALLEAHPQLTAIFASNDLPALGALNAAADLGLKVPDDISIIGITDIQWARLSRPALTTVAVPTVSAAEMAVALLLDLIGKPGQSAAMRITATPQLIERASTGPATC; encoded by the coding sequence ATGCCTACTCTTTCTGAAGTCGCCTCCCTGGCCGGCGTGACGTCCGCGACAGTCTCCAATGTCTTGCGCAAACGCGGCAAGGTCGGCGAGCAGACCCGCTTGCGCGTTCTCGCGGCAGTCGAACAGTTGGGATATCGTCCGCATCTCACCGCTCGCGCACTAGCAGAAGGATGTGCGCCAACATTGGCCCTGATGGTATCCAGCATTGCCAATCCTTTTTATCCCGAATTTGCACTGGCCGCTGAACGCGCAGCGCGCGCCAGCGGACGATTTCTGATTGTCTGCAACACCAATGACGACCCGGAAACGGGGCGCGCCTATCTCGACCAGATCGCAGGCACGTTGTCCGAAGGCGTGCTGGTAATGAACGCCAACCTGTCCATCGACGACCTGAAGAAAACCGAGCAGCGCGGCGCTCCAGTGGTGCTCTGCATGTGGGAAAAACCGGATGCACCGCCTGAACTGCCCTGCATCGCCGTGGATTTTTTTGAAGCAGGCGCGATCGCGGGACGCCATCTCATCGGCTTGGGCCACCAGCATATTGGCGCGCTGGTTGGCAGCAAGATCAACGGCATACACGCCGAACGCTACAAAGGATATCTGTCCGCCTGCGGCGCGGTCGGACAAAAACATCCTCAGAACCGGACGCGCTACATCGAAGACTCGGTAGAGGCCGGCTATGAAAGCGCGAAAGCCTTGCTCGAAGCGCATCCGCAGCTGACCGCCATTTTTGCCAGCAATGATCTGCCGGCGCTTGGCGCTTTGAACGCTGCGGCCGACCTGGGATTGAAGGTACCCGACGATATTTCGATCATCGGCATCACCGACATTCAATGGGCGCGCCTTTCGCGTCCGGCCCTGACGACGGTGGCCGTACCCACGGTCAGCGCCGCCGAAATGGCCGTCGCTCTGCTGCTGGACCTGATCGGCAAGCCGGGCCAATCGGCCGCAATGCGTATCACGGCAACGCCGCAATTGATAGAACGCGCTTCAACCGGTCCGGCCACCTGTTGA
- a CDS encoding ABC transporter ATP-binding protein: protein MASISLRSLQKSYGSAAPIIRNVDLEIGEHEFCVFLGPSGCGKSTLLRIIAGLEDPSDGELLIDGKPMNDVPSAQRSVAMVFQSYALFPHMTVFENMSFGLTLAKLPKAEIEQKVREAARILQLEELLKRKPKELSGGQRQRVAIGRAIVRRPGVFLFDEPLSNLDATLRSQTRIEIARLHRQFERASVIYVTHDQVEAMTLADRIVLLHAGADTAAFGSVAQVGTPMELYHHPKNRFVAGFIGSPRMNFLPAVVTRIDPGEVTVRLSDTDETVQVHAFDPSLQQGQAVTLGIRPEHLDSSDTTSAGLTREVVLVERLGEQTYVHLEQPGGQPLVAKAPGNTSIQRGERLRFGISAACTYLFDASGVAIAKPATVAMAA, encoded by the coding sequence ATGGCCAGCATTTCTTTGCGTTCGCTGCAAAAATCCTATGGCAGCGCCGCTCCCATCATTCGCAATGTCGACCTCGAAATCGGCGAGCATGAATTCTGTGTATTTCTAGGACCGTCCGGCTGTGGCAAATCTACGTTGTTGCGTATCATTGCAGGCCTCGAAGATCCAAGCGACGGCGAGCTGCTGATCGACGGCAAGCCAATGAACGATGTACCTTCGGCGCAGCGCTCAGTGGCCATGGTATTTCAGAGCTATGCGCTGTTTCCGCACATGACGGTGTTCGAAAACATGAGTTTCGGTTTGACCCTCGCCAAATTGCCGAAGGCGGAAATCGAACAAAAGGTGAGGGAGGCCGCGCGCATCTTGCAGCTTGAAGAACTGCTAAAGCGTAAACCCAAGGAATTATCAGGAGGCCAGCGCCAACGGGTGGCGATCGGCCGCGCCATCGTCCGTCGGCCGGGCGTGTTCCTGTTCGACGAGCCGCTGTCCAACCTCGATGCTACCTTGCGCAGCCAGACTCGCATCGAGATCGCGCGCTTGCATCGGCAATTCGAGCGTGCCAGCGTGATTTATGTGACGCATGACCAGGTCGAAGCGATGACCCTGGCCGACCGTATCGTGCTGCTGCACGCCGGCGCCGATACCGCAGCTTTCGGCAGCGTTGCACAAGTGGGTACGCCGATGGAGCTGTATCACCATCCGAAGAATCGTTTTGTCGCCGGCTTTATCGGCTCGCCGCGGATGAACTTCCTGCCAGCGGTGGTGACCCGTATCGATCCTGGCGAGGTGACTGTGCGGCTGTCCGATACAGACGAAACAGTGCAGGTGCATGCGTTCGATCCGTCGTTGCAGCAAGGACAAGCGGTGACGCTAGGCATCCGCCCCGAGCATCTCGACAGCAGCGATACGACATCTGCCGGTTTGACGCGGGAAGTAGTCCTGGTCGAGCGCCTGGGGGAGCAGACCTACGTCCATCTGGAGCAGCCGGGCGGCCAGCCGCTGGTCGCCAAGGCGCCAGGAAACACTTCGATACAGCGCGGCGAGCGCTTGCGCTTCGGCATTTCCGCCGCTTGCACCTATTTGTTCGACGCCAGCGGTGTCGCCATTGCCAAGCCTGCGACTGTGGCAATGGCTGCCTGA
- a CDS encoding beta-galactosidase, whose protein sequence is MSIRLGVCYYPEHWPEAIWRSDAQRMAALGIKQVRIGEFAWSRIEPSPGQYQWDWLDRAIQVLADAGLEVVMCTPTATPPKWLIDQHADILPVAANGRARGFGSRRHYDFSSPSYFKESQRIVTLLAQRYGRHPAITAWQVDNEYGCHHTVVSYSAAAQQGFRRWLQQRYHTIDALNQAWGTVFWSAEYRSFDEIDAPVGTVTEAHPSHRLDYRRFASDEVARYNRMQVDILRAHAPGRVMVHNFMQMFTEFDHYPVAADLDVASWDSYPLGALEELWFAPEIKARWLRTGHPDFASFNHDLYRGMSAQPFWVMEQQPGPVNWAQWNPNPLPGMVRLWSWEAFAHGAGCVSYFRWRQVPFAQEQMHAGLNTPDNRLDIGGHEAQRVAEEIQQVEQAAGALQQPRGKVALLFDYAAKWLFEIHPQGADFHYPQVAFEYYSALRSLGLDVDIVPLSAELDGYAMIVVPPLPVLPADLAARLKASGAQVLLGPRSGSKTASLQIPANLPPGLLQEILPIRVWRVESMRPNVTEPVESGGRQGKAYHWRDLIEAGDGVKVVAAFGDGHPAILQHERLHYLASVFDADFTCDYFERAALAAGLAPERLPETLRISHRGGLTFAFNYGSQSCVVPHGEHAEFIVGASPLAAQGVAIYRSRH, encoded by the coding sequence ATGTCGATACGATTAGGGGTCTGTTACTACCCTGAACACTGGCCCGAAGCAATCTGGCGCAGCGATGCGCAACGCATGGCGGCGCTGGGCATCAAGCAAGTACGCATTGGTGAATTCGCGTGGAGCCGGATTGAACCCTCACCCGGACAATATCAATGGGACTGGCTGGACCGTGCGATCCAGGTGCTGGCCGATGCCGGCCTGGAAGTCGTCATGTGCACGCCGACGGCGACGCCGCCGAAGTGGCTGATTGACCAGCATGCGGATATCCTGCCGGTGGCTGCCAACGGCAGGGCGCGGGGCTTCGGTTCGCGCCGCCATTACGATTTTTCCTCGCCATCGTATTTCAAGGAATCGCAACGCATCGTCACTCTCCTGGCGCAACGTTATGGCAGGCATCCGGCAATCACCGCCTGGCAAGTGGATAACGAATATGGCTGCCATCATACGGTGGTGAGCTATTCGGCGGCGGCACAGCAGGGGTTTCGCCGCTGGCTGCAGCAGCGCTATCACACCATAGACGCGCTCAACCAGGCTTGGGGTACCGTATTTTGGAGCGCCGAGTACCGCAGTTTCGACGAAATCGACGCGCCGGTCGGCACCGTGACGGAAGCGCATCCTTCGCATCGCCTGGATTACCGCCGCTTTGCGTCCGATGAAGTGGCGCGCTATAACCGCATGCAAGTCGATATCCTGAGAGCGCATGCGCCAGGACGGGTGATGGTGCACAATTTTATGCAAATGTTTACCGAATTCGACCACTATCCGGTGGCGGCGGATCTCGATGTCGCCAGCTGGGACAGTTATCCGCTCGGCGCTCTGGAAGAACTGTGGTTCGCGCCGGAAATCAAAGCCCGCTGGCTGCGCACTGGCCATCCTGACTTCGCTTCCTTTAATCACGATTTGTACCGGGGCATGTCGGCGCAACCGTTCTGGGTGATGGAGCAGCAGCCGGGGCCGGTGAACTGGGCGCAATGGAATCCGAATCCTCTGCCGGGCATGGTGCGCCTGTGGAGTTGGGAAGCCTTTGCGCACGGCGCCGGCTGCGTCTCCTATTTCCGCTGGCGGCAAGTGCCGTTCGCCCAGGAACAAATGCATGCAGGCCTGAATACGCCCGATAATCGTCTCGACATCGGCGGCCATGAAGCGCAGCGCGTGGCCGAGGAAATACAGCAGGTCGAGCAGGCGGCAGGAGCGCTGCAGCAACCGCGCGGCAAGGTCGCGCTGTTGTTCGATTACGCCGCCAAGTGGTTGTTCGAGATCCATCCGCAGGGGGCGGATTTCCATTATCCGCAGGTCGCCTTTGAATATTATTCTGCCTTGCGTTCGCTTGGCCTGGACGTGGATATTGTTCCGCTCAGCGCAGAGCTTGATGGCTATGCCATGATCGTGGTGCCGCCATTGCCTGTGCTGCCGGCCGACCTGGCCGCGCGGCTGAAGGCGAGCGGTGCGCAGGTATTGCTCGGGCCGCGTAGCGGCTCCAAGACCGCTTCTTTGCAAATACCGGCGAATCTGCCGCCAGGCCTTTTGCAGGAAATATTGCCGATACGCGTATGGCGCGTCGAATCGATGCGACCCAACGTGACGGAACCGGTTGAGAGCGGCGGACGGCAAGGCAAGGCATATCACTGGCGCGATCTGATCGAGGCCGGCGACGGTGTGAAGGTGGTCGCCGCCTTCGGCGACGGTCATCCTGCGATTCTGCAACATGAGCGCTTGCACTATCTGGCCAGCGTGTTCGATGCCGATTTCACCTGTGACTATTTCGAACGGGCCGCGCTTGCTGCCGGCCTGGCGCCGGAGCGCTTGCCGGAAACCTTGCGCATCAGCCATCGAGGCGGGTTGACGTTCGCCTTCAACTACGGGAGTCAGTCGTGTGTTGTGCCGCACGGCGAGCATGCGGAATTCATTGTCGGCGCCAGTCCGCTTGCGGCACAGGGAGTCGCCATCTATCGCAGTCGGCATTAA
- a CDS encoding ABC transporter substrate-binding protein → MKKLFCTSLLAALLVSALGSAAAGTLAVNIAYKGASQRAVWQSTLDEFKKANPDVDIKAAFVEEEAYKVQLPGWLSTQAPDVINWHNGERMAFYASRGLLEDLSEDWKKNKWDEVYASTKDASSYKGKQYALPTVYYSWGLFYRKDVFKTAGIAAEPKTWEELLDACNKLKAAGVTPFAVGGRDSWTLAGWFDYLDLRLNGNVFHQQLMAGEIPYTDARVKKVYTAWKTLIDNKYFIDNSLSYDLDGAQPFLFQGKAAMMLMGTFIAKGFPPKLAANMGYFQFPIIDAKIPTAEDGPAESIHIPSKARNKVDAHRFLAFVGTPAISAKLAEGLGSLPANSKSPEPTESISRIGFQILSNTKGGIAQFYDRDMTKEMADEGMKGMQKFISDPGKIDEVLNELEQSRKRIYKKS, encoded by the coding sequence ATGAAAAAGCTGTTTTGCACGAGTTTACTGGCAGCCTTGCTGGTTTCAGCATTGGGTTCGGCTGCGGCCGGCACCCTGGCCGTGAATATCGCCTACAAAGGCGCCAGCCAACGCGCGGTATGGCAATCGACTTTGGACGAATTCAAGAAGGCCAATCCGGATGTCGATATCAAGGCGGCGTTCGTGGAGGAGGAGGCGTACAAGGTGCAACTGCCGGGCTGGCTGTCGACCCAGGCGCCGGACGTCATCAATTGGCATAACGGCGAGCGCATGGCGTTTTACGCCAGCCGCGGCTTGCTGGAAGACCTGAGCGAAGATTGGAAGAAAAACAAATGGGATGAGGTCTATGCCTCGACCAAGGATGCTTCGTCTTACAAGGGCAAGCAATACGCGCTGCCGACTGTATATTATTCCTGGGGCTTGTTTTATCGCAAAGACGTGTTCAAGACAGCCGGCATTGCCGCAGAACCGAAAACCTGGGAAGAGTTGCTCGACGCCTGCAACAAATTGAAGGCGGCCGGCGTTACCCCATTCGCGGTCGGCGGGCGCGATTCCTGGACTTTGGCAGGCTGGTTTGATTATCTGGATCTGCGTCTGAATGGCAATGTTTTCCATCAGCAGTTGATGGCCGGTGAAATTCCTTATACCGATGCGCGCGTTAAAAAGGTGTACACCGCCTGGAAAACCCTGATCGACAACAAATATTTCATCGATAATTCGCTATCTTACGATCTCGACGGCGCCCAGCCGTTCCTGTTCCAGGGCAAGGCGGCCATGATGTTGATGGGGACTTTCATTGCCAAGGGATTTCCGCCAAAACTGGCTGCCAACATGGGATATTTCCAATTCCCTATCATCGACGCGAAGATTCCTACCGCCGAGGATGGCCCGGCAGAATCGATCCATATTCCAAGCAAGGCGCGCAACAAGGTTGACGCCCATCGTTTCCTCGCCTTTGTCGGCACGCCGGCCATCAGCGCCAAGCTTGCCGAGGGGCTGGGGTCGTTGCCGGCCAATAGCAAATCGCCAGAACCGACCGAATCGATTTCACGCATCGGCTTCCAGATTCTATCGAACACCAAGGGCGGTATCGCACAATTCTATGATCGCGACATGACCAAGGAAATGGCGGACGAAGGTATGAAGGGCATGCAGAAATTCATCAGTGACCCAGGCAAGATCGATGAAGTGCTCAACGAACTCGAACAAAGCCGCAAGCGTATCTACAAGAAAAGCTGA
- a CDS encoding carbohydrate ABC transporter permease: MPAQTPVITPARPQPSDLAAASKPRRRSTASRRNRAAIWFLAPACLMTAVYVLYPIFYTIYLSFFNWDGMMKPEFIGLANYVEMLHAPTFHVALKNNLTWLLLFLLAPPAGLIAALYLNQKVRGIRLIKTLFFAPFVLSGVVVGLIFSWFYDPTFGLLTLLLGHGVPVLGDPRYVTFGIIFAALWPQTAYCMILFLTGLTSINADQVEAARMEGAKGWSMLRYVILPQLRSTTFMAFVVTIIGALRSFDLISVMSSGGPFESSTVLAYYTYDQAIKYYRQGYSAAIAVTLFAIMLIYIVYQLRRLLRDER, from the coding sequence ATGCCCGCCCAAACGCCTGTCATTACGCCAGCAAGGCCGCAACCCTCCGATCTTGCGGCGGCTAGCAAGCCGCGCCGGCGCAGCACTGCCTCCAGAAGGAACCGCGCCGCAATCTGGTTCCTGGCGCCGGCCTGTCTGATGACGGCCGTGTATGTGCTGTATCCGATCTTTTACACAATTTATCTCAGCTTCTTTAATTGGGACGGCATGATGAAACCCGAGTTCATCGGGCTTGCGAATTATGTCGAGATGCTGCATGCGCCGACATTTCATGTCGCGCTGAAAAACAATCTGACCTGGCTACTGCTGTTTTTGCTGGCGCCTCCGGCAGGCCTGATCGCGGCGCTCTACCTGAATCAGAAGGTGCGCGGCATACGCTTGATCAAGACATTGTTTTTTGCGCCCTTTGTTTTATCGGGCGTGGTGGTCGGGCTGATCTTCAGCTGGTTTTACGATCCGACGTTTGGCTTGCTCACGCTCTTGCTTGGGCATGGCGTACCCGTATTGGGCGACCCGCGCTATGTCACGTTCGGCATCATCTTCGCCGCGCTGTGGCCGCAGACGGCGTATTGCATGATCCTGTTTCTTACCGGACTGACCTCGATCAACGCCGACCAGGTAGAGGCGGCGCGCATGGAGGGAGCCAAAGGCTGGAGCATGCTGCGCTACGTCATTCTTCCGCAACTCAGGTCAACAACCTTCATGGCGTTTGTGGTGACTATCATTGGCGCACTGCGCAGTTTCGATCTTATTTCCGTCATGAGCAGCGGCGGTCCATTCGAAAGCTCGACCGTGCTGGCTTATTACACCTATGACCAAGCGATCAAATACTATCGCCAAGGCTATTCGGCAGCGATTGCTGTTACCTTGTTTGCCATCATGCTGATCTACATCGTTTATCAATTGCGCCGCCTGTTGCGCGACGAACGCTAA
- a CDS encoding carbohydrate ABC transporter permease — translation MFPMPIEKWKASNRILYKLSLPVALLIWLLPILAVLVTSVRSTDELMEGNYWGWPKDFAMLDNYREALTASPMLHYFWNSCLITIPSVIGAIALASMAGYALSTYKFRGNTLLFATFVACNFVPQQILMIPVREISVSLGLFNTVSGLILFHVAMQTGFCTLFLRNFIKQLPYEMIEAARIEGAGEWTVFYRIVLPLIRPALAALAVLVFTFVWNDYFWALCLTQGDDVAPITVGVAALKGQWTTAWNLVSAGSILAAIPSVLLFFLMQKQFVVGLTFGASKG, via the coding sequence ATGTTTCCCATGCCCATAGAAAAATGGAAGGCGTCCAATCGCATCCTGTACAAACTGTCGTTGCCGGTCGCCTTGCTGATATGGCTGCTGCCGATATTGGCAGTGCTGGTGACTTCGGTACGTTCTACCGACGAACTGATGGAAGGCAATTATTGGGGCTGGCCTAAAGATTTCGCCATGCTGGATAATTATCGTGAAGCGCTCACCGCGTCGCCGATGTTGCATTACTTCTGGAACAGCTGCCTGATCACCATACCGTCGGTGATCGGCGCTATTGCATTGGCCTCCATGGCCGGTTATGCGCTGTCGACCTACAAATTCCGAGGTAATACCTTGTTGTTCGCTACTTTCGTGGCATGCAATTTTGTGCCGCAGCAGATTCTCATGATTCCCGTGCGCGAGATCTCCGTGTCGCTGGGCTTGTTTAATACGGTGAGCGGCTTGATTCTTTTTCATGTCGCCATGCAAACCGGTTTTTGCACGCTGTTCCTGCGTAACTTTATCAAGCAATTGCCTTACGAAATGATCGAAGCGGCACGCATCGAGGGGGCCGGCGAGTGGACGGTTTTCTATCGTATCGTGCTGCCGTTGATCAGACCAGCACTGGCGGCCCTGGCCGTCCTGGTCTTCACGTTTGTCTGGAACGATTATTTCTGGGCGTTGTGCCTGACTCAGGGCGACGATGTCGCGCCGATTACGGTTGGCGTGGCGGCGCTCAAGGGGCAATGGACCACAGCATGGAATCTGGTCTCGGCCGGATCGATTCTGGCTGCGATACCTTCCGTACTCCTGTTCTTTCTAATGCAAAAGCAGTTTGTCGTTGGCCTTACATTCGGGGCCAGTAAGGGCTGA